CGACGGTGAGGGCCGGCCGCGCCCCGTAGACGAGCTGGGTGAAGATGTCGCGGCCGACATTGGTGGTGCCGAGGAGAAACGTCCCGCCGGGGGGTTGGTTCGACATCAGCTGGTCGCCCTGCATGATGGTCTGCTGGGGGTCGAACGATGAGAGCAGCGGCGCCGCCATCGCAACCGCGATGAACAAGGCGTACAGGCAGACGCCGGCGAGGGCGAACCGGTCGTGCTGCAGCACCCCCCACGTGTTCCCCATCGCGCGCCGCCAGCCGGCGAGCCGGGGGACGAGGGGCCGGGGGAGCGCCTGAGCGCTACCGCTTCGCATAGGAGACCCGAGGGTCGAGCCACGTGTAGACGAGATCGGCCGCCAGGTTCATCAAAATTGCCACCGCGGCGATGAGGAGAAACGCGCCCTGCGCCAGGGGGTAATCCTTGGCCGCGACCGCCTTGACGAGGAGCCGTCCCAGCCCCGGCCAGCTGAACACGTTCTCCACCACGACATCCCCCCCCAAGCTGTAGCCGACGACCAGCGCGAACGCGGTCACGACCGGCAACAGCGCGTTGCGCGCCGCGTGGCGCAGGAGGATCCGTCGCTCCGGCAGCCCCTTCATCCGGGCCATGACGACGAATTCCTCCTCCATCACATCCAGCATGTTGCTGCGCATCAGGAGGAGGGGAAGCCCCTGGAGGTATACCACGAGGGTCACCAGGGGGAGCGTGAGGTGGCGCAGGAAGGCGGGGCTGGTGAGCTGCTGCCACAGCGAGGTGTAGGCCGCCCCCGCGTCCGCGGTGCCGGACGACGGGAACCAGGAAAAGGTAAACGAGAAGACCGCCAGCAGGATCATGCCCACCCAGAACTCCGGCGCCGCCCGCAGGGCGAGGGCCACGGGGATGCCCACCGATTCCACAGCGGTCGCCCGCTTCCAGGCGAGGAAGGCTCCCGAGATCGTGCCGAGCACGAACGCGATGATGACCGCCCCAAGCGTGAGGATCAGCGTGTTCGGCAGCATCTGCCAGACGAGTTGGGAGACCGAGGTCCGGTAGAAGAACGACACGCCCAGATCCCCCGTGGCGGAGGCCTTCAGGAAGATCAGGTATTGCTGCCACAGCGGCAGGTCCAGGCCGAACTCGTGGATGAGCGCCCGCTGCTGCTCCATCGTGAAAGTCGGATCGATGTAGGCGACCAGCGGGTTCCCCGGCATCAGGCGAAAGATCAAGAAGAGGATCGTCGCGATCACCCAGAGCACGAGCAGCATCTGGGCCAGGCGTTGGGCGATCCAGCGGGTCGAGGAGCGCTTCATGCGCGTAGTCCCCACGCCCGGCGGCACCACGGCCGCCGGGCGTGGGAGTGGCTACCGGGTGACGTTGTTACCGGGCGACGTCCAGCGTCTCGGACTTGTTCGCCGGGTAGAGTAGGTGTCCCTGAGCGTCCCATTCGTACCCGGCCTTCTTCAGCAGGTCCCTGGCGGCCTGGATGTTGTGCGGGTACTGGGGTAGACCGGGTGCGTGCCAGTACTCCAGGGCCTTGCTGACCGGGGAGTCGGCCAACTCGCCGTAGCCCTTGAAGGCCACCAGGCGGATCATCGTCCGATCGATGGCCATGGTGAGGGCTTGGCGGAAGGTCACGTCATTGAACGGCGGGCGCCGCTCGTTGTAACCGATGAACTGGAAGCCGATGTCCGTCGACGCCACCACGGTGATCTTGGGGTCCTGGCGGCTCAACCGGCTGAGGACCATCGGATCTCCCAGGTAGTCGGAGAGGAAGTTGATCTCGCCGTTTCGGAGGCCGCCCAGCGAGGCCTCCACGTTCGAGACGGTGCGGAGGATCCACCGGTGCATCTTCGGCGCCGCCCAATGGTCGGGGTTGGCCTCCAGCACCACTTCCTGATTCTTCGTCCAGGACACGAACTTGAACGGGCCCGAGCCGATCGGTGTCTTCTCCTGGAGGAACTCGGCGTTGTCTTTCTTCCCCTCCAGGCTCTGCAGCATCGGGGCCCAGACGTGCTGCGGGATCAGGTTCACCTTCCCGAGGGTGGAGGTGACGAAGGACGCCGCGGGTTTCTCCAAGGTGAACCGGAGCGTCGTGGGGTTGACCTTCTTGATGTCGGCGATGTTGGCGACGAACGGCTTGTACATCGGGACCTTATCGCCCTTCGGCGCGATGAAGGAGAAGATGACGTCATCGGCCGTCACCGGCGCCCCGTCGTGCCACTTCATCCCCGGCCGCAGCGTGACATCGATCGTGGTCGGGCTGACCCACTTGAAGGCGCTGGCGGCCCAAGGCCGGGGCAGTCCGTCCGGCCCGATCCGCACCAGGCGGTCCCAGATCAGCTCGGTGATCCACGAATCCACCTTGCCGCTGATGTACAGTGGGTTGATGGCCTTGACTGGATCTTGGGCGTTGAGGACCATGTCCTTCTGGGTGCCCTTGGGCGTGGCCTGGTCGAACGTCCAGAAGTTCTTGATCCCGATCCCTTTCTGATCGACGATCGTTTTCGGATCCCACACCTGATTGTTGTAGGCGTAGAGGGACTTCGGGTTCACCAGGAGCGTGTACGGCTGTTCCTCGGCCAGCTTCTGCTGGGCCTTGTCGATGAGCGTGCGGCGCGCTTTGGTGTCGGTCGCCACGCGCTGCTCCTGCGCCAGCGAATCGTACTGGGGATCGGTAAACCCGACGAAGTTGTACCCGTCCTTGGCGGTGCTTGACGAGAACAGGTTGAACAGGACCTCATCCGGATCGGAACGTTCCGGGCGGCCGACCATCTGCCAGGTGGTCATGTCCCACTTCTCGCGGCTGTACCAGACGTAGTCGGACAGCTGCTCCCACGGCATGGGCCGCACCGTGACCTTGAGCCCGAGTTGGCGCATCCCCTCGGCGGCGATCCGGGCGGACTCGTACTGCTGGGGGTCCTGCGCCTGGGGCCAGGTGACCAGCACCAGTTCACGGATCTGACGGTTGGCCTGCGCGTTCGTGGGGGACACCGCCATGCCCCCGAGAAGCGCTCCGATGACAAAGAGCACGAGGCCTTGCATGAACCTGTGGTTACCCATGACGCCCTCCTCTAAGTTGTCCGAGAACCGTGGGGTAGAACAACCGGGTACGACGGTACACGATTTACACATCGTCCCCGCTGGATCCTGCGCCGCTCCCGGGCGGGGGGGAGGGGTCCCCCGCGGCGGGGGCCGGCGGCCCTCCCCGGGGAGGGAGGAGCCTGGCGGCCGGCGGCATATTCTGAGGGTGGAACATTCCATGGTCAGCGGATTCTTCGGGTTTGCGGCGCGCCGGGTGGTGTCGGCGATTCCCACGCTCTTTGGGGTGACCGTGATCGTGTTCTTCATGGTGCGCGCCCTCCCCGGCGATCCGGCGCGGCTGCTGGCCGGGGTGCTGGCGACCGACGACGAAGTTCGCCATCTCCGGATACAGTTGGGTTTGACCCGCCCGGTGGTCGTGCAGTACGAACTGTTCTTGGACCACGTGGTGCACGGCGACCTCGGCAAGTCCATTAGGACCCAGGCTCCGGTCGTCGACGAGATCGCGAGCCGGCTGCCGCAAACGGCGATCCTCGCCGCCACGGCGACGGTGGTGGCCGGCGTGCTGGGGGTGGCGTCCGGGATCCTCGTCAGCACGCGGAAGTACACATCGCTCGACTATCTGGTGACGGTCCTGGCGCTCGCGGGCGTGAGTATCCCGGTCTATTGGTTGGGATTGATGCTGATGCTCGTCTTTGCGGTGTTCCTGCACCTGGTGCCGGCGGGCGGAGCGAACGGGCCGCTGAGCCTCATCCTGCCGTCGATCACCCTCGCCGCGTTCAGCATCGCGATCATCGAGCGGATGACGCGGAGCAGCATGCTCGAAACCCTCCAGCAGGACTTTGTGCGCACGGCCCGGGCGAAGGGGCTGCGGAACCGTGTCGTCGTCTACCGCCACGCCCTCCGCAACGCCTTGATCCCGGTGGTCACGGTGCTGGGACTCCAATTCGGCGCGCTGCTCGGCGGAGCGATTCTCACCGAGACCACGTTCGCCTGGCCCGGGATCGGCCGGCTGCTCGTGGACGCCATCGCCGCCCGAGATTACCCGATCATTCAGGGCGTGGTCCTGCTGTTTGCCGTCACGTTCATGGTGGTGAATCTCTTGGTGGACATCCTCTATGGCTACATCGATCCCCGCATCAAGTACGGCTAGGGCCGCGCGGGACCGGTCGTTCAGCCACCCGCTCGAGGTCATCGGGCGGCTGGGGCGAAATCGGATTGCCCTCGCCGGCCTCGTGATCCTCGTCGTCATGCTGGGGGCCTCCGCCCTTGCGGGTGTGATCCTTCCCTACGGCCCCGACACCGCGGACCTGACGGCGACGTTGCACCCCCCCACCTGGGCCCATCCCTTCGGCACCGACCAGCTGGGGCGGGACATCATGACCCGGGTCGTCTACGGGGGACGGATCTCGCTGGTGATCGGGGTTCTCGCCGTCGCGCTGAGCGCGGCGATCGGCGTGCCGCTGGGCATCCTCTCGGGGTTTTACGCCGGCGCGATCGACACCGTGATCCAGCGGATCGTCGATGTGATGCTGGCGTTTCCGGGGTTCCTGCTCGCCTTGACGTTGATCAGCGTGCTGGGGGTCGGGCTGATCAACGTGGTCATCAGCGTCGGCATCGCCTCGGTGCCGATCTACGTCCGGCTGGTCCGCGGGGTGGCGCTGACCATCCGCGAGATGACGTACGTGGAGTCGGCGAGGGCGCTCGGCCAGCGCGACCGCCTGATCATGTTCCGCCACGTGCTCCCGAACGCCGCCCCTCCGATCGTGGTGCAGTCCTCGTTGCAGCTGGGGGCCGCGATCCTCACCGCCGCCGGGCTCGGCTTTCTCGGGCTGGGGGTCAAGCCGCCCACCCCAGAGTGGGGTACGATGCTGGGCGAGGCGCAGACCTATCTGCTCTCATCGTGGTTCATCGCCCCCTTCCCCGGGCTGGCGATCTTCCTCGCGGTGATGGCCTTCAATCTGCTCGGCGACGGGCTGCGCGACGCGCTCGATCCGCGGATGAAGGTGCTCTGATCTCCGCACGGTGGTCGTCGGGCGGAGACCGCCTACCCGCCGCGGCCGCCCAGCGATCCTTCCAGGCGGGACTTGGCGCGCGGCCACTCCTCGCGCAGGATGCTGAAGTACACCGAGTCCCGCAGGTGCCCATCGGGCATGATCCGATGGTGCCGCAGGACGCCCTCGCGCACGCCGCCGATTCGTTCGATCGCCTGTTGGGAGCGGACGTTGCGGAGATCGGTCTTCAGTTGGACCCGGATCGCCTCGAGGGTTTCGAAGCAGTGCTGGAGCAGCAGGTATTTGCACTCGGTGTTGATGGACGTGCGCCACACGTCCGGCGATAACCACGTCCATCCGATTTCGATCCCTCGGTGCGCCGGCGTGATCTCCAAGAAGCGGGTGCTGCCGACGACCCGGGCCGCCGGCCGATCGACGATCACGAAGGGCAGTTCGCTCCCACCCTCACGGGCGTGCAGCGCCTCGCGCACCAGCCGGCGCATGTCGTCGATCGTCCGGATCCGCATCGGCATGTAAGTCCAGATCTCATCGCTCCGCCCGGCGTCGAAGAGCGGCTCCGCGTGCGCAGGCTCCATGGGGATGAGCGTGACCCGGGTTCCGGTCAGGGTGACGGGGTGGACGTCCAAGACGGTTTCCCTCGCTTCGGGGTTCGCCGATGCCGGTGATACTCTTCTGCGTCCGTCTCCTTCCGCCCCCTCCTCGGGAGATCGGCCGCGCCGCGGCGCATTGACACGCCGATGTCCCGCGTGCCAATATGGGACCGGCAATCGAACAGAGGTTCGGTATCAAGAGAATCCAGAGGGCTCCTGATGCCTTCGCCTGAACGCCTCATCGTTCACGTGGACATGGACGCGTTCTATGCCTCGATCGAGGTGCGGGACAACCCGCACTATCGGGGCCTCCCCGTGGTGGTGGGCGGGGCCCCGGGCGGGCGCGGGGTCGTTGCCGCCGCCTCCTACGAAGCCCGCCGGTACGGGATTAAATCGGCCATGCCGTCGCGCGAGGCGTTTGCGCGCTGCCCGCAGGCCCTGTTCCTTTCCATGGATATGGCCAAGTACCGAGCGGTTTCCGACCAGCTCTTCGAAATTCTCGACACCTTCACCCCCCGGGTCGAACGGATGTCGATCGATGAGGCGTTCCTTGATCTGACAGGATGTCCGGCGCTGCGTGAGGGCGAGGCGGACCCCCGCGGCGCGCCCCTGGCGACCGCGCGGACGATCAAAGCCCGGATCGGCGAGGCGCTGCGCCTCCCCGTCTCCGTCGGCGCGGCGCCCAATAAATTTCTGGCCAAGCTAGCCGCCGAACTCGCCAAGCCCGACGGCGCTCGGGCGATTCGGGCGGAGGAGGCGGAGGGGGTGCTCGCGCCGTTGCCGGTCACCGTGCTGTTGGGCGTTGGCGCGCAGACCCGTCAGCGGCTGGGGGCCATCGGGATTCACACCGTCGGCGACCTCCAACGAACCCCCACCTCGGTTCTGCGCGCGTCCATCGGGGTGTCGGCCGAATACCTGGCTCAGCTGAGCCGCGGGGTCGATGACCGCCGGGTCGAGGTCTCGCGGGAGACCAAGTCCGTGGGGCGGGAGACCACCTTCGAGGAGGACACCGCCAGCCGAGAGGTGCTCGATCGCACCCTCGGGATGCTCGCGGAGGACGTGGGGCGGGCCCTCCGCGGCGAGGGGCTCGGGGGGCGAACCGTCACGCTGAAGGTGCGCTACGACAACTTCCGCACGCTGACGCGGAACCTGACGCTGCCGGCGCAGACCCAGTCCGGCGCGGTGGTGTATCGCGCCGCCGTGGGCCTGCTCGACCGCCTGGGGCCGCTTCCCCGGGCGGTGCGGCTCATCGGGGTCACCGTGTCCTCGTTGGCCCGGGCCGACCTCGCGCAGGTATCGCTGTTCGGCGAGGACGACCACCAGGCGCAGATCGACGAGGTCGTGGACGCGATCAACGAGCGGTTCGGCGAGGGAACCGTGCGTCAGGCGAGGGCGTTCGACGCCGAGGACGAGGGGCCCGCGGGGTAGCGCCGGCGGCCGACGAGACGGTAGGGAGGGGTGACCTCCCCCGCTAGTCGCTCGCCTGGAGGGCCGATTCCTTCAAGACGCCGATGAACGGGAGATGACGGTATCGCTCCCGGTAGTCCAGGCCGTACCCCACGAGGAAGCGATCCGGGACCTCGAAACCGCGATACGCGATCGGCAGCTCCTCGAGGATACGCCGGCGCGGCCGGTCCAGCAGCGTGCAGATCTGCAGACTCGCCGGCGACCGTGCCTGCAGGAGGCGCAGCAGGTAGCCGGCGGTGAGGCCCGTGTCGATGATGTCCTCGACGAGCACGACGTGGCGGCCGGTGATCTCAACGTCGAGGTCCTTGATCAGCCGCACGACCCCGCTCTGGGCCGGCGCGCTCCCGTAGCTTGTGACCGCCATGAAGTCCACCTCGATCGGGATCTCGATGGCGCGGCTGAGGTCCGTGAGGAAGTAGACCGCGCCTTTCAGAACCGAGATCAGGAGGGGAGGGTGGGGGGCGTAGTCCCGGGAGATATCGCGAGCGAGTTCAACGACCCGGGCGGCGATCTGCTCCCTGGTGAAGAGGGTCTCTTCGATGTCCTGTGCGGTACCCGTCACCCCGCGGCGGCCGTGGAGCGGAGTCCGTACTTGAGCAGGAGCTGCCGGTAGTCCTTATTGTAGAAGATCTTCAGGTGAACATGGGGGTACAACTCGCGCAGCCGACGGATCTTGCGGTTCTTTTTGGTCACCAGGCTCTGCTTGAGCGTGGTCAGCTCAATGTAGAGGTCGTGGTCGGGAAGGTAGAAGTCCGGGTTGAAGCTCTCGATCACGCGGCCGCGGGCGTCCCAGGCGAGGGGGAAGCTTTGGGGTTCGTATCGCCAACGGATCCCGTAAAAATCGAGGATCTTCGCGAACTCCGCTTCGCTCGCGTGAGCGAAGCGCACGCCGTCAGCCGCGCTGCTCTTGGAGGACTTCACCGATACAGCCAGTTCCTCTCGCCTCGCCGCACTGAACCCACCGTCCGCGCCTAGTATAGCCGCGGACGCAGAAATAATCAAGAAACGGGACGGGATCCCCCTCGCTTCATCGCGGAAACGCAGGTGGGACGGGGCATCGCCGCGTGTGAGGGACGCGGTCGCCCGTCCCAAGGAAAGCATCGCCAGGGCGCCGAACGCATGCTACTATTACGGGAGGAGCTCGTGTGATGACAACCCCGAATGCGGGATCCCAGGTGGATCCGCAGGCCTCAGATCAGGAGCTTGAGCGTCTCCTCCAACAGCTCAAGAGCGCCGATGTCACGCTGCGCAGCGACGCGGCCCACGCGCTCGGGAAACTGGCGGATGAGCGTTCGGCGACTGCTCTCGCCGAGGCGCTACGCGATTCGGACGAGTACGTCCGGAAAAGCGCGGTGATGGCGTTGCGCCGGATTGGCGGCCCGAAGGCGATGGAGGCCATGCGCATCGCGCTCGCCGATCGATCCGAGCAGGTGTGCCTGCAGGCGGTCAAGGGGCTGGGGGAGCTTCGGGACGCCGGCGCCGTCGAGTTGCTGATCAAGGTGCTCGCCAGACGGGAGCGCTCGCTGGTCGCCGCGTCCACCGAGGCGCTGTCGCGCATCGGCCCCGAAGCGGTGCCGCACCTGATGGAGGCCTTCAAAGACCGCTACCTCCGCCGGCGGATCGGTCCGCAGATTTGGCGCATTTTGGCGGAGATGGGACCGCGAGTGATCGACCCCCTGATCGACGCGCTCGCCGACGACAACTACTACGTCCGGCTGACGGCGCTGACCATCTTGGGGAGGATCGGCGACAAGCGGGTCGCCGAGCCGATTCTTCGGGTGTTCCTGAGTGACCCCCGGCTGCAGGAGACCGTCGTGGGGACGATCGGCCGGCTGGAGGATCGCGGAGCCCTGGTGCTGCCCCCCGGCGACCGCGAGGTGGTGCTGCCCGTCGAGGTGGTCCAAGCCTTCGCCCAGGAAGATCGGGAGTCGGTCATCGCCGTGTTGACCACCGCGATGGAGAACCCCAGCGTGAAGGTTCGTCGGTTCTCGCTGCGGGTCTTGTATGGTCTCCTCGAGGACGCTACCTTTGAGCACCTTCTGCGGTACCTGGCGGACGACGATCCCGACGTCAAGCGGCTGGTCATTCGCCTCCTGAGCAAACTGCGAGACAAGCGCGTGATCGACCCATTGATCGACCTCCTCCTGAAGGACGGCGCGCAGGTCGAGGAGGCGATTTGGGAGGCGCTGAAGGTGCTGACCAACCTGCACGAATACGAAGAACTGCGAAAGCGCGTGGCCCACGAGAAGGCCGGTACGCGTCCTGTGGTCAAGACCTATAAGAAGAAGGACGTGTCCCCGGACTGGTGGCGCGATCAAGACTGAGATCGCCCCGGGCGGACGGACCGCGGCGTTGCCGCCCGGCCCTCCGTCCTCCACGGTCCGCATGAGCGCAACGCCCCCCCGCAGCGAGTACGTTGTCGCGGGCGCCACGATTCGGATCCTCGCCGGCGATATCACCACGCTCGCCTGCGACGCGATCGTGAACGCGGCGAACGACCGGCTGTGGATGGGCGGCGGTGTCGCCGGCGCAATCAAGCGGCGCGGGGGTGTGGAGATCGAGCAGGAGGCGGTCCGCCAGGGGCCCGTGTCCATCGGCGAGGCCGTGGCCTCCGGGGCGGGGCGGCTGCCGGCGCGTTACGTGATCCACGCGGTGACGATGGGCCAGGATCTCGTCACGAGCGGGCGGGGGATTCGTGCCGCAACCCGGAGCGCCCTTCGGTTGGCCGAACAGCTGAGTCTGCAGTCCGTGGCCCTGCCCGCGCTCGGCACCGGCGTGGGAGGGTTTCCGTTCGACCGGGCGGCGGCGGCGATGCTGGACGAGATCGTCGCGCATCTCTCGGCAGGCAGCCGGCTGCTGGAGGTGGTGCTCGTTCTGTACGATCCCCACGCGCATACCGCATTTGTCCAGACCTTGGATCGGCTGGCCCGCGGCGGCGGGACGACGCGGCCCGCCTGATGCGCGTGCTTCTGACCAACGACGACGGCCTCCACTCGCCGGGACTGCTCGCGCTCGCCCGGGCGATGCCCGCGGCGGCGGACACCTTCGTGGTCGCCCCCGAGCACGAACGCAGCGCGGCGAGCCACGCGATCACCCTCCACAAGCCCCTGCGCGCCGTGCGGACCGTGTTCGGCGAGACCGGGCTGGCGGCGTGGGCGACGAATGGGACCCCGGCGGACTGCGTCGTGTTGGCGGTGCTCGACCTGCTCGGCGCCCCCCCCGATGTCGTTGTCTCGGGGATCAATGCGGGCGCCAACCTGGGCATGGATCTCATCTACTCCGGGACGGTCTCGGGGGCCGTGGAGGCGACGCTGTTCGGGATCGCCGCCATCGCCGTCTCCGTCGCCTCGTTTAAGGAGATCCACTGGGAGCCGGCGGCGGCGTACGCCGCGCACCTGGCCCAAGAGGTCGCGCGGAGGGGGCTGCCCCGGGACACCTTTTTGAACGTCAACGTCCCCAACCTCCCCGCCGATCAGATCCGAGGCGTCGAGATCACCCGGCAGAGTTCGCGGCGATACGTGAGTCGGCTGGAGAAGCGAGCGGATCCACGCGGCCGCGACTACTACTGGCTGACCGGAACCGCGGAGGCGGGGACCAACGAGCCCGGGACCGACGCCTGGGCGGTGGCGGAAGGGCGGATTTCGGTGACCCCGCTGCGGTTGGACATGACCCACGAGGAAATGCGCCCGATGTTCCGGCCGTGGAATCTCAAGGGGCCATTTCCGTGATCCGCGGGCACCGCGACGGTTCCGCGAACGGCGTCGCCGCCCCGCCGCCGGTGCCGATGGTGGAATTTGTCGCGGTCAGCAAGGTGTACCCGACCGGGGTGAGGGCCCTCCACGACATCACGCTCAGCATCGGGGTCGAAGAGTTCGTGTTCATCGTCGGCCCGACCGGGACGGGGAAATCGACCCTCATGAAGATGATCTATCGGGAGGAACTGCCGTCGACCGGTCGGGTTGTCGTGGCCGGCCGCGACGTGACGCGAATGCCGGCCCGGCAGGTGCCGTTCCTCCGCCGCAGGGTCGGGGTCGTGTTCCAGGATTTCAAGCTCCTGCCTCGGAAGACCGCCTGGGAGAACGTGGCATTTGCGCTGGAGGTGACGGGAACCCCGTCCGCCGAGGTCGACGACCTGGTCGCCGAGGTGTTGGGGGTGGTGGGCCTCGCCGCGCGGGCGGGCGCGGTCCCCGGCGAGTTGTCGGCCGGCGAGCAGCAGCGGGTGAGCATCGCCCGCGCGCTCGTCCACCGGCCGCCGCTCCTGCTCGCCGACGAACCCACCGGCAACCTCGACCCGGACACTTCGTGGGAGATCGTCCAGCTCCTGTCCCGGATCCACCTGCGGGGAACCACGGTGATCGTCACCACCCATGACAAGACGATCGTCGACATCCTTCGGAAACGGGTGATCGCGCTCGACGGGGGCACGGTGGTGCGGGATCAGGCGCGGGGCCTGTATGCGGGCGACCGCTAAGCCCGGGGGCCCCCCGTCGCCGCCCGTTCGCCCGAGCCCCCGCGCGACGCGTCCCGCGCGGGGCGCTTCCTATTTCCTGCGGGAGGGGATGCAGGGATTTCGCCGGAACGGGCTGATGAGCCTTGCCGCGGCGATCATCACGATGGTCACCCTGGTGGCCCTGGGGATGGCGCTGGTGATCGCGAGTACGCTCGACCACATCGCCCGCAGCGTGGAGCGCCGGGTGGAGGTCGTGGTCTACCTGCACGACGGCCTGCATGCCCGCGCCGTGGACGACCTCCGCGCCAGACTCCTCGAGCTCCCCGGGGTGACGGGGGCGACGTACGTGTCCAAGTCGGAAGCGCTGGCGGAGTTCCAGCAGGCGTTCAAGGGGGCGGTGGACCTTCAGGGACTGCTCTCGCACAATCCGCTCCCCGCGTCCTTCGTGGCGGCGGTTGACCAGCCCGCCCGGCTCCAGGCGGTCGCTCGGGCCGCCTCCGCCTTCCCGCAGGTTGAGCGGGCCAGTTACGGCACCGAGGCGGTGGACCGGCTGCTGGGGGTGACCAGGGTGGTCCGGGTGGGGGGAGCGATCGTGGCCGGGCTGCTGGCGCTCGTGGCGATGATCATCATTGTGAGCACGGTTCGGTTGACGGTGTTCGCGCGGCGGACGGAGATCGAGGTGATGCGGCTCGTCGGTGCGACCGCCTGGTTCATTCGCTGGCCGCTGGTGGTCGAGGGAGCGTTGACGGGTGCGGTGGGAGCGTTCGCGGCGGTGCTGTTGGTCGCGGGCATGTACGCCTGGCTGGTGGTGGGCGCGGGGGCGTCGCTGCCGTTTCTCCCGCTCCCGTCGGCCGTGCAGGTTGCCCTTACCCTCACCTGGAAACTC
This genomic stretch from bacterium harbors:
- a CDS encoding ABC transporter permease, whose protein sequence is MVSGFFGFAARRVVSAIPTLFGVTVIVFFMVRALPGDPARLLAGVLATDDEVRHLRIQLGLTRPVVVQYELFLDHVVHGDLGKSIRTQAPVVDEIASRLPQTAILAATATVVAGVLGVASGILVSTRKYTSLDYLVTVLALAGVSIPVYWLGLMLMLVFAVFLHLVPAGGANGPLSLILPSITLAAFSIAIIERMTRSSMLETLQQDFVRTARAKGLRNRVVVYRHALRNALIPVVTVLGLQFGALLGGAILTETTFAWPGIGRLLVDAIAARDYPIIQGVVLLFAVTFMVVNLLVDILYGYIDPRIKYG
- a CDS encoding GNAT family protein, translated to MDVHPVTLTGTRVTLIPMEPAHAEPLFDAGRSDEIWTYMPMRIRTIDDMRRLVREALHAREGGSELPFVIVDRPAARVVGSTRFLEITPAHRGIEIGWTWLSPDVWRTSINTECKYLLLQHCFETLEAIRVQLKTDLRNVRSQQAIERIGGVREGVLRHHRIMPDGHLRDSVYFSILREEWPRAKSRLEGSLGGRGG
- a CDS encoding HEAT repeat domain-containing protein; this encodes MTTPNAGSQVDPQASDQELERLLQQLKSADVTLRSDAAHALGKLADERSATALAEALRDSDEYVRKSAVMALRRIGGPKAMEAMRIALADRSEQVCLQAVKGLGELRDAGAVELLIKVLARRERSLVAASTEALSRIGPEAVPHLMEAFKDRYLRRRIGPQIWRILAEMGPRVIDPLIDALADDNYYVRLTALTILGRIGDKRVAEPILRVFLSDPRLQETVVGTIGRLEDRGALVLPPGDREVVLPVEVVQAFAQEDRESVIAVLTTAMENPSVKVRRFSLRVLYGLLEDATFEHLLRYLADDDPDVKRLVIRLLSKLRDKRVIDPLIDLLLKDGAQVEEAIWEALKVLTNLHEYEELRKRVAHEKAGTRPVVKTYKKKDVSPDWWRDQD
- the hpt gene encoding hypoxanthine phosphoribosyltransferase — its product is MTGTAQDIEETLFTREQIAARVVELARDISRDYAPHPPLLISVLKGAVYFLTDLSRAIEIPIEVDFMAVTSYGSAPAQSGVVRLIKDLDVEITGRHVVLVEDIIDTGLTAGYLLRLLQARSPASLQICTLLDRPRRRILEELPIAYRGFEVPDRFLVGYGLDYRERYRHLPFIGVLKESALQASD
- a CDS encoding ABC transporter substrate-binding protein, with the protein product MGNHRFMQGLVLFVIGALLGGMAVSPTNAQANRQIRELVLVTWPQAQDPQQYESARIAAEGMRQLGLKVTVRPMPWEQLSDYVWYSREKWDMTTWQMVGRPERSDPDEVLFNLFSSSTAKDGYNFVGFTDPQYDSLAQEQRVATDTKARRTLIDKAQQKLAEEQPYTLLVNPKSLYAYNNQVWDPKTIVDQKGIGIKNFWTFDQATPKGTQKDMVLNAQDPVKAINPLYISGKVDSWITELIWDRLVRIGPDGLPRPWAASAFKWVSPTTIDVTLRPGMKWHDGAPVTADDVIFSFIAPKGDKVPMYKPFVANIADIKKVNPTTLRFTLEKPAASFVTSTLGKVNLIPQHVWAPMLQSLEGKKDNAEFLQEKTPIGSGPFKFVSWTKNQEVVLEANPDHWAAPKMHRWILRTVSNVEASLGGLRNGEINFLSDYLGDPMVLSRLSRQDPKITVVASTDIGFQFIGYNERRPPFNDVTFRQALTMAIDRTMIRLVAFKGYGELADSPVSKALEYWHAPGLPQYPHNIQAARDLLKKAGYEWDAQGHLLYPANKSETLDVAR
- a CDS encoding macro domain-containing protein — translated: MSATPPRSEYVVAGATIRILAGDITTLACDAIVNAANDRLWMGGGVAGAIKRRGGVEIEQEAVRQGPVSIGEAVASGAGRLPARYVIHAVTMGQDLVTSGRGIRAATRSALRLAEQLSLQSVALPALGTGVGGFPFDRAAAAMLDEIVAHLSAGSRLLEVVLVLYDPHAHTAFVQTLDRLARGGGTTRPA
- a CDS encoding ABC transporter permease, whose amino-acid sequence is MKRSSTRWIAQRLAQMLLVLWVIATILFLIFRLMPGNPLVAYIDPTFTMEQQRALIHEFGLDLPLWQQYLIFLKASATGDLGVSFFYRTSVSQLVWQMLPNTLILTLGAVIIAFVLGTISGAFLAWKRATAVESVGIPVALALRAAPEFWVGMILLAVFSFTFSWFPSSGTADAGAAYTSLWQQLTSPAFLRHLTLPLVTLVVYLQGLPLLLMRSNMLDVMEEEFVVMARMKGLPERRILLRHAARNALLPVVTAFALVVGYSLGGDVVVENVFSWPGLGRLLVKAVAAKDYPLAQGAFLLIAAVAILMNLAADLVYTWLDPRVSYAKR
- the dinB gene encoding DNA polymerase IV; protein product: MPSPERLIVHVDMDAFYASIEVRDNPHYRGLPVVVGGAPGGRGVVAAASYEARRYGIKSAMPSREAFARCPQALFLSMDMAKYRAVSDQLFEILDTFTPRVERMSIDEAFLDLTGCPALREGEADPRGAPLATARTIKARIGEALRLPVSVGAAPNKFLAKLAAELAKPDGARAIRAEEAEGVLAPLPVTVLLGVGAQTRQRLGAIGIHTVGDLQRTPTSVLRASIGVSAEYLAQLSRGVDDRRVEVSRETKSVGRETTFEEDTASREVLDRTLGMLAEDVGRALRGEGLGGRTVTLKVRYDNFRTLTRNLTLPAQTQSGAVVYRAAVGLLDRLGPLPRAVRLIGVTVSSLARADLAQVSLFGEDDHQAQIDEVVDAINERFGEGTVRQARAFDAEDEGPAG
- a CDS encoding ABC transporter permease, with amino-acid sequence MATSIPASSTARAARDRSFSHPLEVIGRLGRNRIALAGLVILVVMLGASALAGVILPYGPDTADLTATLHPPTWAHPFGTDQLGRDIMTRVVYGGRISLVIGVLAVALSAAIGVPLGILSGFYAGAIDTVIQRIVDVMLAFPGFLLALTLISVLGVGLINVVISVGIASVPIYVRLVRGVALTIREMTYVESARALGQRDRLIMFRHVLPNAAPPIVVQSSLQLGAAILTAAGLGFLGLGVKPPTPEWGTMLGEAQTYLLSSWFIAPFPGLAIFLAVMAFNLLGDGLRDALDPRMKVL